The Moorena producens PAL-8-15-08-1 genomic interval GCCAGACTTCTTGCCCCATCCCTGTCATTGAGGGGTTGCACAGCAGATTGACCCTGGCCTAACTGACGAGTAATCAAGCGATCGCCTTCAAAATAAATCTCTGTGCCACCAGTTTGGGAGCCTAACTCTCCTAAAATTAGCTCTATACTCGGTTGATTCTCTACCGATGCTCCTAAGAATAGTTCTACTGGCTCACTCATGGGGTAAGGCTGTCCTTCTCTAATGATAGAGTGCCAGTTGTGACGCTTTAACCGTCTATCCCAATAGCGAATTCCGTAGCTATGGTAGAGAAAATCTTGGACTTCGATACCTTGGCTGAGCTGAAGTGCGCCAGTTGCGATCGCTTCAAAGGGTTTTTGGCAACGAACCTTGCTTGAGTCGAAATACTGGTTTACCCATGCCTGAACTGCTGGGATCTTCACGGTGCCACCCACTAACAAGACACCATCTATATCTGGCACTTCTATACCGTTGCGTCTTGCTTGTTGCAACACTTCCGTCATCTTATTATCAAGGGTATCAAAAAACTGGTGTTCTTTGAGGATAGTTTCAAAGGTCTCCCGGTCTAGTTTTAGTTCGTAACTCTCGAAGGTTTCATCATTAAAATAGACTTCCGTGGCTTCAGACTGCTCAGATAGTTGAATTTTCAGGCGTTCTGCTAGTCGAGTAGTCAAAGGCGATCGCATTAACCCTTGAGTTTCCACAAAATAATCCACCAGCCAGTTATCAATATCTGTCCCACCCAAGTTTTGTCCCACTTTCGCCAGCACACGGGCAATTTTCACCTTCTGGCTAGACCCTTCACCAAAGGACTTTTGCCCCCACTTAAGAATAAACCCGAGGGGTTTTTTATTCCCTTGAGCCTCCTGATTCAGCTGCACCAGAGATAAATCGAGGGTGCCACCACCAAAGTCTATAACTAGCAGAGTATCCCCTTCCGCAATACCATAGCCCAAGGCCGCCGCTGTCGGTTCATCCAGCATCCTCACCTGTTCCACTGGCAACGATTGACAGATTCCACTAAGCCAATGGCGGTAAGCTTCAAAGCTATCCACAGGCACAGTCAGAATAACCGATTCAATGGCAGAATCCCCCGCCTCGGACTGGAGGGCTGATAAGTTTTCAATAATTTGGTTGAGGAACCATTCCCCA includes:
- a CDS encoding Hsp70 family protein; this translates as MPSTSTTSYAIDFGTSNTVITRWNPVTETPETITLPGLALQLSQNPPLIPSLVYVEDAAQGKVMVGQAVRDRGLDLSSDPRFFRSFKRGIGAEVQGFLPELDGIGITFEQVGEWFLNQIIENLSALQSEAGDSAIESVILTVPVDSFEAYRHWLSGICQSLPVEQVRMLDEPTAAALGYGIAEGDTLLVIDFGGGTLDLSLVQLNQEAQGNKKPLGFILKWGQKSFGEGSSQKVKIARVLAKVGQNLGGTDIDNWLVDYFVETQGLMRSPLTTRLAERLKIQLSEQSEATEVYFNDETFESYELKLDRETFETILKEHQFFDTLDNKMTEVLQQARRNGIEVPDIDGVLLVGGTVKIPAVQAWVNQYFDSSKVRCQKPFEAIATGALQLSQGIEVQDFLYHSYGIRYWDRRLKRHNWHSIIREGQPYPMSEPVELFLGASVENQPSIELILGELGSQTGGTEIYFEGDRLITRQLGQGQSAVQPLNDRDGARSLANLTPLGNPGSDRIKLQFQVDAERYLRVTVDDLLTNETLLANQVVAQLS